A genome region from Arachis duranensis cultivar V14167 chromosome 8, aradu.V14167.gnm2.J7QH, whole genome shotgun sequence includes the following:
- the LOC107461247 gene encoding uncharacterized protein LOC107461247, with amino-acid sequence MAATTSSSCSGFFSLRSSNTADETRVVRDISSSSSSSSSSSGCGGGGKLDGVAMWFINGVTMAFFASLNRCSCIRIATDEEDDGEDANDLPLMFNDGNIRHDGVSAVGTASRRRTGKGKKNKNSNNNGVVEQDY; translated from the coding sequence ATGGCTGCCACAACCTCTTCAAGCTGCAGCGGATTCTTCAGTCTCCGATCATCAAACACTGCTGATGAAACAAGGGTTGTCAGAGAcatctcatcatcatcatcatcttcttcttcttcttctggttGCGGAGGAGGAGGAAAGCTTGATGGCGTAGCCATGTGGTTCATCAACGGTGTCACTATGGCTTTCTTTGCATCCTTAAACCGCTGCTCTTGCATTCGCATAGCCACcgatgaagaagatgatggagaAGATGCAAACGACTTGCCCTTGATGTTCAACGATGGAAACATTCGCCATGATGGTGTCTCCGCCGTCGGCACCGCCAGCAGGAGAAGAACCGGCAAAgggaaaaagaataagaatagtaataataatggAGTGGTTGAACAAGACTATTGA